Sequence from the Chrysemys picta bellii isolate R12L10 chromosome 23, ASM1138683v2, whole genome shotgun sequence genome:
AGGCCTATCACACCAACCTGTACCTCTCCTCTGACGCCGAGAAAGTGAGTGAGGCCATTGAAGAGGGTGAGTCTGACGGTCAAACCCTGGGTGGTAGTGGGTGGCGGGCACAGCCCACACCACGTCGCTCTAGGAGTGCGGTGTAAGGATCTCCATCCTCTGGGTCTGTGCAGCAGCTGGGTAGCGGAGGCGTCCCACACCCTGTCTCCATCACGCCCCTGCCCTTGCTGAGGCCACGTGGGACCTCTCGTTCCCCTGGAGACAACAGCATCTGCTGATCTCTATAGCTTCTCAAAGTGCAGGTGGGCTGCTCTCCTCGGCTGGCTGCTGGATGGATCCTGACTCCTTCCATGCTGGTGGGAACGGCGGAGGTGCTGAAAGCACCTGTAAGATATGCAGCAACAAATGATAGAAACCTATGTAAATTCTGCAATCTTcgcgcccccccccatccccactaaATATTAGATCATACCCAGGGCTGTGAAGCAATAGGGCATGGAGGGAGGCTACCACCTAAACAGAACACTAGATCCTTCATCCAGGGGCTCATGTCTTCACCTAGGTATTGACGTGCCTCTGGCTTTCCTAAATGCTGAGGTGAGGGTCCAGACGCAAGTGTCCAATGTAAGGACCAGTGTTGGCCTGTctctgctctgtgtgtgtccagttctgttgcTCGGgtctgcaggaggaggacccaggAAGCACGGTGGGAGGAGACGTGCCGCCTGTCACATTTCTTTCTCGTTCCCCCACAAGGAATCGCCGCGGCCACCGTGTTCAGCCCCAGCAAAGACGTGAAAGTGTCGGAGAACCAGCTGCGGGTGGCGTTTGACGGGGACGCTGTCCTCTTCTCGGATGAGTCGGAGCAGATCGTGAAGGCGCACGGCCTCGACATGTTCTTTGAACACGAAAAGGCTTATGAGAACAAGCCGCTGGCCCAGGTACGGCCGATCGCCCCCCTGACCCGCTAGCCCCAGGAAACAGTTCTGGGGCAGGCAGCGCTGAGAACTGGCTGACTGCTCCAGCAATTCCCACTCCATTAGCCCTGAGCACAAGCCAAGGGGGGAGAGCGGGATGACGCTGATGCTGGGTTTCCAAGGAGATGGCTGTGAAAGACGGGggagttcaatgggagttaggtgcctaaagacctctgaggatctgggccttggttCCTATATACTTGGCTAGGGGATTCCCACAGCAGGGACAGGGCCTTTCCCAAAGCATGGAGATTGGGGGAGGGATGAAGGTAGCTGTGAATGACAGTGTCTCTTTGCTTGGGTAGGGGCCGCTGAAAGGCTTTCTGGAATCCCTGGGGAAGCTACAGAAGAAGTTCTACTCCAAGGGTCTGAGACTGGAGTGTCCGATTCGCACCTACCTGGTCACTGCCCGGAGCGCTGCCAGCTCTGGGGCTCGTGCCCTAAAGACTCTCCGCAGCTGGGGACTAGAAACCGACGAAGCCCTGTTCCTGGCTGGGGCCCCCAAGGGGCCGCTGCTGGAGAAGATCCGTCCGCACATCTTCTTCGACGACCAGATGTTCCACGTGGAGGGGGCGAAGGAGAGTGGCACCATCGCGGCCCACGTCCCGTACGGCGTAGCACAGAAGCAGAGGCGGATGGCGCAAGAGAAACAAACCAAGAACAGCAAGTAGCGTTGCTGGCGGTGACTGCAGGTGCTCGCTGGTTGGGTAGCTACCCAAACCATCCCTGACCAGGGCACCGTGCGTGGATTGATATCCGGGTCTGCAGGGGCTGAGCGTCTTTGTTGATTAGTATTGAAGTTGTAGGTGCCTTGTCCGGGTGGGTTGAAGGAAAGGTTTCCTTTTGCCTATGTGTGTTGCACTTTATTGACCGTCTCTGACCCTCCAGCCCCAAATCACCCCCCATGCCCCATGCATAAAGGTCAGAAGGGTCAACCAATGCCTAATCCCTCCTCTGCTACCTTTGCTCCTGCGTCTCAGCATCAGCCGTTGCTGACTTGTGCCACATTGGCTGTCACCTCATCTCCACACCTGCCTCAAAACCCTCATGCCTAagcccagcaccagccatcctGATCCTGCTATGCCTCCTCTGGGGTTCCGGGGCCCATAAAAACCCAGAGAGGAGCTCACGCTTAAGTTCTGCACCAGATGTTCTCCACAAAGCTTGGAGAacttaaaccaaaacccagccAGACTTGATAAGTCTACAGGAGGGGGGACCTTGCATTGGACAGGATCTGTGAGAACCGGGCTCCCCTTCTGTGGATCTTATATTCCAACCCAATTTAAACTTTtggtgctcatttaaaaaaaaaaacagggaaattCCCAGTCCAAGaactctgatatatttaaaaaaaaaaaaaaaaaagaagtcaagGCTGACAATGTGTTTCCGTGGAATCCAGCTTACACGCAGGAACAATGATCCGCTATTGTTACAAAACATTGacagttttaaattttaaacGGACTGGAAATGAGGTTAAGGGATGCAGCCAATTTCCCACCACTGTTGCTGCCCCCACCCAACCTTCAGTTTATCTGCTCATGTTTGAGAAAACAGAAACTCTAGATAGGAAAATGTCAAGCCCTATTTCCTAGTCAGCGTTTTGGGCCAATATGTGATGGCCCAAATTTGGGTGCTACTATTGGATACCTAAATCCATAAGTGGCACCTGGAAAAAAAGCCTCTCAACCTGAGCATCTGAAAACTGAGCCACATAAAATCAGAAACCACTTTTCAAAATGTGGCTTCCTGGCCTCTGGACCCAGGCTGGGAATATGTGTAAGTTGAAAGACCGTCCCAACCTATGGTGGGTGAGGGGGGAGAGACAGATATTTTCTTGAAATCGACAATTACATCCGCTGAGAATTTGAGCCTGAGTCTTTCGTTAACCATAGCAAAATTCAAGTTTCATTCAAACCGAGGCCACTGTGCAATTGATCGTCCTTCTCCTGGTACTTTCCTAAAACCTGTGGTGTCTCCTGAAGTAGACAGATCCTGCTAACACAGTGGGAAAGAAGTAAATCCCCAATTCCgagaggtttcagaggggtagccgtgttagtctgaggtgggttctagcccacaaaagctaattcccaaataaatttgttagtctccaagatGCCACA
This genomic interval carries:
- the NT5C1A gene encoding cytosolic 5'-nucleotidase 1A; this encodes MEPAAAGKGSSAAGQAAGGAQEAGTPQRWEEAKTFYDSLTPKKKPKPPKPENAITIAVSSRALFRMEEEQKIYTEQGVEAYVKYQLDHENEPFLPGAAFPFVKALEAVNTQLRELYPDSEELFDIVLMTNNHAQVGVRLINSINHHNLFIERFCMTGGNSPTCYLKAYHTNLYLSSDAEKVSEAIEEGIAAATVFSPSKDVKVSENQLRVAFDGDAVLFSDESEQIVKAHGLDMFFEHEKAYENKPLAQGPLKGFLESLGKLQKKFYSKGLRLECPIRTYLVTARSAASSGARALKTLRSWGLETDEALFLAGAPKGPLLEKIRPHIFFDDQMFHVEGAKESGTIAAHVPYGVAQKQRRMAQEKQTKNSK